GGCGACGAGGGTGTTGTCCTTCAACCGGTCCGCCGCGTTCATGGCGACCGCGAGGATCGCCATGATCTCGTCGCCATCGACAACGGTGCCCTCATGGTCAACGGCGAGGCAGCGGTCGGCGTCGCCGTCGTGGGCGATGCCGAGATCCGCGTTGTTCGCCAAGACAGTCTCCTGGAGTTTTTCCAGGTAGGTGGATCCGCAGCCATCGTTGATGTTGAGGCCGTCCGGGTCCGCGCCGATGACTATGATGTCCGCGCCAGCAGCGGCGAATACTTCCGGGGAACAGCCGCTCGCGGCACCGTTAGCGCAGTCGAGGACAATTTTCAGGCCATCAAGGCGGTGCGGGAGAGTCTGCAACAGGTGAAGCACGTAGCGGTCTTCGGCGTCTGCGAACCGCTGGATACGCCCGACATCGGCCCCCGTGGGCATGTGGGCGGGGTTCTTCAGCTGCATCTCGATAGCGTCTTCTACGGTGTCGTCGAGTTTCTGTCCACCACGGGCGAGGAACTTGATGCCGTTGTCCGGCGCCGCATTGTGGGAGGCCGAGATCATGACGCCGAAGTCGGCTTTGAGGTCCGCTACCAGGAAAGCCGCCGCGGGGGTGGGGAGGACACCGGCGTCGTAAACGTCAATACCAGAACTGGCAAGTCCAGCTTCGACCGCAGCGCCTATGAATCCGCCGCTGATACGGGGGTCGCGTGCAATGACGGCGGTGGGGCGCTTACCGTCTTCCACAGTGTTGTGTCCAAGGACGACGGCAGCAGCTTGTGCGAGCTGTAGTGACAGCTCGGCCGTGATCAATCCGTTTGCCAATCCTCGGACCCCATCGGTCCCAAACAATCTACTCATCGTTTTACATCCTAAGCGACGTCCGCCGGTTTTCCTGTGAAGCTGGTGTTCCCACGGACTTTCTGGTCTCTAACCGCAAAAGCCCGCCCGGTAAGCCGGACGGGCTTTTGCGTTGGTGAAGCTTAGCGCGTGAAGATTAGCGCTTGGAGTACTGAGGCGCCTTGCGGGCCTTCTTGAGACCAGCCTTCTTGCGCTCGATGATGCGGGCGTCGCGGGTCAGGAACCCTGCCTTCTTCAGCGTGGGGCGGTTGTTGTCGCGGTCGATCTCGTTCAGTGAACGGGCGATACCGAGACGCAATGCACCAGCCTGGCCGGAGGGGCCGCCACCGCTGATCCGGGCGATGACGTCATAGGCGCCGTCGAGGTCCAGAATGCGGAACGGGTCATTTACTTCCTGCTGGTGCAGCTTGTTCGGGAAGTAGTTGGACAGGTCGCGACCGTTGATGGTCCATTTGCCGGTTCCCGGAAAAATCCGGACACGAGCGATGGCTTCCTTGCGGCGCCCAACAGCTGCACCGGGAACGGTCAGCGCGGGACGCTCTGTGGTTGCGGTTTCAGTTGCCGCATCCGGGGTTTCCGAGGTGTAGCTGGAAAGCTCCTCGGTGGTGTTGAGCTCTTCAGTATTCTGAGCCACGATTCTCCTTGAATAAGTTTCTAAAGCCGATGGCCGAAATTACTGAGCGACCTGGGTGATGTCGAATGACTTGGGCTGCTGCGCGGCATGCGGGTGCTCAGCACCGACATATACCTTCAGCTTGGACAGCTGCTGCGCGGCCAGGGAATTCTTGGGAAGCATGCCCTTGACTGCCTTTTCTACGGCGCGCACAGGATTCTGCTCCAGGAGCTCCGCGTAGGACATTGATGAAAGACCACCGGGGAAACCCGAGTGGCGGTAGGCACGCTTCTGTTCCAGCTTGGCGCCGGTCAGCGCAACCTTGTCAGCGTTGAGGATGATGACGAAATCGCCCATGTCCATATGAGGAGCAAAGG
This region of Arthrobacter roseus genomic DNA includes:
- the rplM gene encoding 50S ribosomal protein L13 produces the protein MRTYTPKPGDINRQWHVIDATDVVLGRLASQTATLLRGKHKPTFAPHMDMGDFVIILNADKVALTGAKLEQKRAYRHSGFPGGLSSMSYAELLEQNPVRAVEKAVKGMLPKNSLAAQQLSKLKVYVGAEHPHAAQQPKSFDITQVAQ
- the glmM gene encoding phosphoglucosamine mutase; its protein translation is MSRLFGTDGVRGLANGLITAELSLQLAQAAAVVLGHNTVEDGKRPTAVIARDPRISGGFIGAAVEAGLASSGIDVYDAGVLPTPAAAFLVADLKADFGVMISASHNAAPDNGIKFLARGGQKLDDTVEDAIEMQLKNPAHMPTGADVGRIQRFADAEDRYVLHLLQTLPHRLDGLKIVLDCANGAASGCSPEVFAAAGADIIVIGADPDGLNINDGCGSTYLEKLQETVLANNADLGIAHDGDADRCLAVDHEGTVVDGDEIMAILAVAMNAADRLKDNTLVATVMSNLGLKLALREAGISVRETGVGDRYVLEAMRKGSYSLGGEQSGHVIIADHATTGDGVLTGLQLAAQVAKTGRSLKQLASIMTRLPQVLINVKDVDKTAVSTHEGVKNAVMAAQGELGETGRVLLRPSGTEAVVRVMVEAEDMVTAERLADQLAGAVRSHLTLASTA
- the rpsI gene encoding 30S ribosomal protein S9 encodes the protein MAQNTEELNTTEELSSYTSETPDAATETATTERPALTVPGAAVGRRKEAIARVRIFPGTGKWTINGRDLSNYFPNKLHQQEVNDPFRILDLDGAYDVIARISGGGPSGQAGALRLGIARSLNEIDRDNNRPTLKKAGFLTRDARIIERKKAGLKKARKAPQYSKR